In Salinibaculum sp. SYNS191, the genomic window GGCAGACCCTGTGTTGTTGACGAGCACCGTTCGGGTGGCGGTGTCGCCGACGCTCACGTCGCCGAAGTCGAGTCGAAGCGGCGTGACGGTGATGTCGGGGGCAGTCGCGGGAGGCGTCCTGACCGGGGGTGTCGTGAGCGGTCGGTAGTCCACGTTGTTCGGGGCCAGTCGGTGCGGGAAGTCGACGATGCCATCGGCGTCGTCGTCGGCGAACCGGTCCGAGAACCCATCGGAGTTCGATTCGACGGGGCGACCCCAGTAGTTGCCGTCGGACGCCGTGTCGCCCACCGAGCCGTTCCAGGTGTTGCCGTCGACCGGGTCGTCGTTGAAGCCCGCGTTGACGCGGTTGCGGAAGGTGTTCTCTGTGAAGACGTTTCCGGACGGACTGCTCCGTTGCGTGTCGAGGAGGACGCCGTACTGACCGCTCCTTGAAACGACGTTCCCGACGAACGTCGAGCCATCGCCGCGGAGGGCGATTCCGTGGTTGGTGTTGTCCGTGATGTCGTTCGTCGAGACGGTGCCGTCGCGGCCCGCCGCAACGATGCCAACCAGGTTTCCGGAGACCGTGTTGTTGGCGACGTAGGTCTCCGACCCGCCGATGTAGAGACCCCACTCGACGTTGTCGCGGACGACGTTCCGCTCGACGATCGTCCGGGTACCCCGGACGTCCATGCCGCGGGAGAGACCGCGGTCGTCGCGGTTGCCGTTCTCGGTGGCGACGTTGTCGGTGACGACGCTGTCCGTGCCGGCCCGGCTGATTGCGAATCCGTCTCCTCCGTTTCGGCTGGCAGTGTTGGAGACGGCGGTGAGCGTGCCGCCGCTGTCGGTCCGGAGGATGAACCCTCTGCCACCGTTGTCGACCGCCTGGTTTCGCCTGACAACGATGCTGTCGCCGTCGACGGTGATGCCCGGGCCGAGGTTGTTGCGTGCGATAGAGTCCTCGACGGTGGTTCCGTCACCTTGCAGGAACAGGCCATCGTCGGTCGTCCCTGCGAAGACGCTGTCACGAACGACTGCGTCGGTCAGCGAGAAGCCGGAGACGCCACGTGCCCCGTCCAGGATGGTCACATTGTCGACGGTGAGACGGGTCGTCCCAACTGCGTCAATCCCCCGGTTCCATCCCCGAAGAACGAGATTCTGGACGGTGATGTTGGCGACGGCTCCGATATCCATTCCGGCGGTACGCGAGGAGTCCGTGGCGGTGATGGCGTACCCGCCCCCGTCGATCGTGACTCCATCGGCCGTGACGACGAGACAGTCCGTCTCGCCGGAGACCGTGATGTCGCCGGTGAGTTGGTACACTCCGGGATCGTCGATGGGGCCGCAGGCGTCGACCGAAACGACTGGTTCGACACCTGCGGCAGGAAACACGACGAACGGGGCAATGGAGGAGACGACGACGATAGCCACAACGAGAGGGACAATATCCCGTCTCCGCCCCGCACTTGGTGTATCCGGATAAATCATGTGAGTAAGAGTGAACAAGAGGATATATACTCTTCGTAGATATTCTTTTAATTATTGGAGTATATTTGTGTATAGCATCAAGAGATGAAATTATTTACTTCATAGATACAAAGCCTGGAATTTAAAGGGTTATAAATCAACATACATTCACCGGGGTCTTCCGGGGGGCGGAGACACTTCCACGGGTCGGAGGTTTCAGAAATGCCTCGCTCTGGCTGTCGATTCGCTCGTTGGTGGCCAACGTGGGTGGATTCCCCTCGACCGTCTTCTTGACCTCGAAGAGAACGGCGCGAGTCCGCGATCGTGCGATGCATAGACCGACGCAACCAGCCAGTGTACATACAGCACAGAATCTACACTCGTTCGTCGTATCTGCCCCGCGGACATCTCAATTCGAAACGCGACGTATCCCTCACATATGACAGTCCAAAACCACTCCCGGGGGTTTCTCACACGTCAGGCTGTGAACTCCCACGGGGTCCAGCAATCCGAGATGCAGACGACGTCCCCCTCTCGTGGAGAGACTCGTTTTCCAGAGCGCACCCGTCAGTTGTTGGTCCGAAAAAGCAGATGTCGGAGGCGGCGGCTTCGTGACCACTCAACAGGTTCTCGTGCCTCTCGTCGTTCACCATTCGACTCGTCCGAACACCGAAAGTGCAAGCGTTCTTACCGCGGCGCACCCGAAGCGGGGGTATGACAGACGACGACGCCACGAAAGTCGAGTGGCGAGAGTGGGGGCCCGAGGCCTTCGAGGAGGCCCGTCGGACCGGCAAGCCCGTGTTGCTGTCGCTGGTCACGCCGTGGTCGGGCGACAGCAAGGCCATGGACGCGGCGACCTACAGCGAGCCGCGCGTCGCGGCGAACGTCAACGACGGCTTCGTCCCCGTTCGCGCCGACGCCGACCGCCGCCCGCGCGTGCGGGAGCGGTACAACATGGGCGGGTTCCCCTCGACGGTCTTCCTGACGCCGGAGGGGACGGTACTCACCGGTGCGACCTTCCTCGCCGTCGACGGCTTCCGGGGCATTCTCGACAGCGTGCGCAAGACCTGGGACGGCAAGGGCGAGGACGCTGGCTCCGTCCCGCGGGCGCTGCGAAACGCCGCGCCGACCGGCGGCGAGGTCACCCCGCGAATCGAGGAGCACATGGTCGAGCAACTGCTGGCCGCGTACGACGACGAGTTCGGCGGGTGGGGCAGCGACGTGAAGTTCCCGCTCCCGCGGACCATCGAGTTCGCGCTCGTCCGGGCGCGCGACCAGGCGACGCGCACGCTCGACGCCGTCCAGACGCACCTGCTGGACACCTACGACGGCGGCTTCTACCGCTACGCCACGAACCGCAACTGGGGTAGCGCGGTCCGGGAGAAACTCACCGACGAGAACGGCGCGCTCGTCCGGGCGTTCGCCCACGGCTACCGTTACACGGGTGACGAGACCTACCGCGACAGCGCCGCCCAGACCGTCGAGTATCTCACCACCGACTGCTGGACCGGCGACGCCTTCGCGGCCAGTCAGGGGGGCGACCCCGAGTACTACACGCTCGAACCGACCGACCGCGAGCAGGCCGACGCGCCGCCCGTCGACGGGACGGTCTTCGCCGACCGGAACGGCCTGGCCATCGACGGCCTGCTGACCTTCGCCGCGTACACGGACGACGAGCGCGCGCTGCGCTACGCCGAGCGCGCACGCGAGCACGTGGTCGACACGCTGGTCGACGGCGGCGAGGTCACCCACTACGACACCGGGACGGAGACGGGGCCGTCGGGGCTGCTCACCGACCAGGCGCGCGTGCTCGGCGCGCTCACCACGTCCTGGCAGGTCCAGGGCGAACCCGGCCCCGCCCGCGAGATAGCCGACTGGACCATCGAGCATCTCCGCGACGACAGCGGCGCGTTCCGCGACGGCCCGACAGAGGGACCGGGACTGCTCGACCGGCCGCTGTATCCGCTGGACACGAGCGTCGAACTGGCCGACGCACTTCTCTCGCTGTCGCTTCTGACCGGCGATGACCGCTATCGCGAGGTCGCCCACGACGCTGTCGCGGCCTTCGGGGCGGCCGCCGAGCGGATGGGCGTCGAGGTGGCTCACTTCGCCAGCACGGCCGCGCGCCTGCTCTCGCCGTCGGTCATCGAGGTGGGCGCGCCGGCGGGCAGCGACCTCCACCGCGCGGCGCTGCGACTGGCCGACCACGAGTCGGTCGTCGTCCCCGACGCCGATTGCCGGGGCGAGGCCCGCGTCGTCACCGACGGCACGGTCGAGGGCACCGCGGACAGCCCGGCGGGCCTGGAGGCCGTGCTCACCGAGGACCGCGGGTAAACACACGGAGAGTTTTTACCTTCGCACCACGAGGTGCCAGCACGATGGCAAGTCTGAGGGATTTGGGGCTGTCCGAGTACGAGTCTCGGGCGTATCGGTCGTTGCTGGAGACGGGGCCGACAACTGCAAAAGAGTTGTCCCGCGCGAGCGACGTCCCGATGGGTCGCATCTACGACGTGCTCAACAGTCTGGAGACGCACAGCCTGGTGCGCAGCCAGACCGCGAGCCGACCGAAGAAGTACGTCGCCGTCGAGCCAGACACCGCGCTCGACAGGTTGCTCGCCGACAAGAAGCGCGAACTGGACGAACAGGCCGAGCAGTACGAGGAGATCGTCGACGAACTCGGCGAGCAACTCGAACCGACCGATCCCGTCGACGAACCGTTCTGGACGGCGGCAATCGGGCCGACGGAGGCCGGCGACCTGCTCATCGAGCGACTGACCACCGCCGACGACCACATCGCGATGGTGGCGGGCGCGCCGAGCCAGCAACTCAACCTAGAGGAGATGGGCGAACACATCCTCGACGAACTGGAGCGGGCGCTGGACCGCGGCGTCGACGTCTCGATTCTGATGCGCCCGGAACTCGTCGACTCGCTGCCCCGCAGCGTCGGCGAGCGCTACCGCTCCTACCTCCAGGATGACGAGTCGTTCAACGTCCGGACCAGCCAGAACGTCACCGGCACCTTCGAACTCATCGACCACGTCGAGGTCTGCATCGAGGTGCCGCATCCGCTGGACGCCGGCGGGACCTTCGCCGTCATCGACCTGAAGGACTCCGACTTCGCCGGCGACGTCGCGGGGATGTTCCAGCCCCGCTGGGAGGACGCCGCACCGCTGAAGCTCTGAGCGCGCCGGACGGCCCACGACGGGAGTCCGGCGGCCGTCAATTGTTGCCGGAAGTGTCTCCACTGGTAGCAACTTACCCCTCCCATCATCTATCAAATAATATCCGTTGTCCCCAGTCCGTTCCCACTTCGCAGTATATTTTTACACCCTGTGAAGCTCCCACTTCCTGCAGTTATTCTCCTACATTCTGGATACCGAACACGAAATAAACAGGCAGACGTATAAGCCAAGTCCCCTATTTACCATAATGTATGTCACCCAAACACACCAGACGACGATTTATTGAACTGGCTGGATTGACCGGGGTCACAGCGCTCGCAGGCTGTGGGGGCGACGGTGGCGACGGTGAAGACGGCGGAGACGGCGGCGACGGCGGGGATGGTGGCGACGGTGGAGACGGCGGAGACGGCGGAGACGGTGGAACTGAAAGCCGTCTCACCTGGGACGCCGGCGGCACCGGCGGGACCTACTTCCCGCTCTCGAACGAGGTCAAGACGATCGTCGAGGCGAACACGGACTTTACGCTGAACGTTCGGTCCACGGGTGCGAGCGTCGAGAACGTCGGCAGTCTCGCAAGCGGGTCGGCCGACTTCGCGCTCATCCAGAACGACATCGCGTTCTTCGCGAAGAACGGGACGGGTATCGACGCGTTCCAGGACAACCCCATCGAGAGTCTCCGGGGTGTCGCGACGCTGTACCCCGAGACGATTACGCTCGTCACGCTCGCAGGTACCGGTATCACGTCCGTCGACGACCTGAGCGGCGCGACGATCAACACCGGCGACCTCGGGTCGGGGACGCAGGTCAACGCCAACCAGATTCTCGAAGCGATCGGCATCACCGACTACAACGAGCAAAACGCCGGCTTCTCGCAGGCGTCGGAACAGCTAGCCAACGGCGACATCGACGCCGCGTTCGTCGTCGGTGGCTGGCCGGTCGGTGCTATCGAGGACCTCGCGAACACGCAGGACCTCGTCATCGTCCCCATCGAAGGTGATAACCGCGAGGCGGTCAAGGACGCGGCCTCCTGGTTCGCCGACGACACCATCCCCGGTGGGACCTACTCGGGCGTCGAAGAGGACGTCGAGACGGTGTCGGTCCAGGCGATGATCGCGACCAGCTCCGAAGTGCCCGAAGACACCGTCGAGACTGTCACGGCGGCTATCTTCGACAACCTCGGTGACCTCAGCATCAAGACCGACTTCATCAGTGTGGACAGCGCCCAGGACGGCATGTCAATCGAGCTCCACCCCGGTGCGGCGAGTTACTTCGACGCGTAAGCACCGGCGGCTCACCCCGTTTCTGACTATCGCGCACACACCGGATGAAACGAACACTCGCACGCGCTGTTCCGTTCCTCGTAGCGCTTGGAGTCGTACTCATCGCGTTCGTCGCCGTGGCTCCGGCCGAATCGGTCCTGGTCGTCGAGGACACCGAGACCGGTGAACAATACATCACGGAATCCGTCGAGAACGGTACCATCGTCGGACTCCGGTACATGCACAGCGTCGAGAAGACCCCGGTGTACGACGAGTACCGCATCGAGGGACAGACGCTCGTGAACACCCGGATGGAGTTCGAATCGTACGGCTGGGGGCTCCCGGCCCGGGTGAACGTCACGAACGTCAACGGCACGCTCGTCTACGACCCGCCGGAACCCATCGTTGAACTCCAGTCTCTGTCCGTCTCGCCCGGACGTATTGCCGGACATACACTTACTGTCGGTAACCATAGCTATGACTTGGTTGCAGCAACGAATGCCAGTGGTGTCCGTATTCACATCGAACGTCGATCTCTGATAGATCTATTCACATGAGCACCAACGACCAACCCGAGACCCCGGACGACGGTTCGGACGAAGAGATATCGAGAGAGGAGGCCGAGGAACTCATCGAGGAAATCGAGCGCAGACGCTCGCTGAAGGGACTGGCGGCCCTCGCCGTCGCGATCATCGGCATCTCGTTTTCGCTGTTCCAGATGTGGCTCGCCGCGAAGAGTTTCACATCTTCGGTCTGGGTTCCCTTCGTCGGCCAGTGGACGATATCGCTCCAGTTGCTCCAGGCTAACGCCATCCACGTCGCGTTCGCGCTCGTGCTCACGTTCCTGATGTTCCCGGCGAGCATGGGTAACGGCTTCGTCGTCCGGAATCTGGGACGTATCGTCCCGGCCATCTCGGCCCGCTTCGGCGACGCTAACCCGGTCACGCGGGTTGCCGACGCCGTTCGCGGGTTCTTCCGCTGGCTGATTCTCGACCCCGACCGCAGCCGCGTCACGCCGTTCGACATCGTCTGCATGGTCGTCGCAGGACTGTCGGCACTGTACTTCCTGACCGACTTCCCGGAAATCCAGAGAATGCGCGTGTTCGGGCTGGAAGCGGGCCGCACGTTCCCGGAAATTCTGGCCGAACTCGGCGTCCCCTTCGCCGACGCCATCTTCGGCAGCATCCCCATCCTCAACGAGTACTCCTACGCCTTCATCATGGGCGTGCTGGGCGTCCTGCTCGTCCTCGAAGCGACCCGGCGGACGCTCGGTCTACCCCTGATGATAATCGTCGCGTCCTTCATCGTCTACGCTCGCTGGGGCTACCTCATCAGCGGGAACACGCCGTTTCTCGGCGTGCTCGCGATTCCGGAACTCACCTGGCCCGATATCGTTCAGAACCTCTGGTACAACACCGAGAACGGGGTGTTCGGTATTCCGGTCACCGTCTCGGTGCAGTTCATCTACATCTTCATCCTCTTTGGGGCGTTCCTGGAGATGAGCGGCGCCGGCCAGTGGTTCATCGACCTCGCGTACGCGGCCACGGGCAAGCGCAAGGGCGGCCCCGCGAAGGCCAGCATCCTCGCCAGCGGCTTCATGGGAACCATCTCCGGATCCTCG contains:
- a CDS encoding DUF255 domain-containing protein, with protein sequence MTDDDATKVEWREWGPEAFEEARRTGKPVLLSLVTPWSGDSKAMDAATYSEPRVAANVNDGFVPVRADADRRPRVRERYNMGGFPSTVFLTPEGTVLTGATFLAVDGFRGILDSVRKTWDGKGEDAGSVPRALRNAAPTGGEVTPRIEEHMVEQLLAAYDDEFGGWGSDVKFPLPRTIEFALVRARDQATRTLDAVQTHLLDTYDGGFYRYATNRNWGSAVREKLTDENGALVRAFAHGYRYTGDETYRDSAAQTVEYLTTDCWTGDAFAASQGGDPEYYTLEPTDREQADAPPVDGTVFADRNGLAIDGLLTFAAYTDDERALRYAERAREHVVDTLVDGGEVTHYDTGTETGPSGLLTDQARVLGALTTSWQVQGEPGPAREIADWTIEHLRDDSGAFRDGPTEGPGLLDRPLYPLDTSVELADALLSLSLLTGDDRYREVAHDAVAAFGAAAERMGVEVAHFASTAARLLSPSVIEVGAPAGSDLHRAALRLADHESVVVPDADCRGEARVVTDGTVEGTADSPAGLEAVLTEDRG
- a CDS encoding TrmB family transcriptional regulator, which gives rise to MASLRDLGLSEYESRAYRSLLETGPTTAKELSRASDVPMGRIYDVLNSLETHSLVRSQTASRPKKYVAVEPDTALDRLLADKKRELDEQAEQYEEIVDELGEQLEPTDPVDEPFWTAAIGPTEAGDLLIERLTTADDHIAMVAGAPSQQLNLEEMGEHILDELERALDRGVDVSILMRPELVDSLPRSVGERYRSYLQDDESFNVRTSQNVTGTFELIDHVEVCIEVPHPLDAGGTFAVIDLKDSDFAGDVAGMFQPRWEDAAPLKL
- a CDS encoding TAXI family TRAP transporter solute-binding subunit, encoding MSPKHTRRRFIELAGLTGVTALAGCGGDGGDGEDGGDGGDGGDGGDGGDGGDGGDGGTESRLTWDAGGTGGTYFPLSNEVKTIVEANTDFTLNVRSTGASVENVGSLASGSADFALIQNDIAFFAKNGTGIDAFQDNPIESLRGVATLYPETITLVTLAGTGITSVDDLSGATINTGDLGSGTQVNANQILEAIGITDYNEQNAGFSQASEQLANGDIDAAFVVGGWPVGAIEDLANTQDLVIVPIEGDNREAVKDAASWFADDTIPGGTYSGVEEDVETVSVQAMIATSSEVPEDTVETVTAAIFDNLGDLSIKTDFISVDSAQDGMSIELHPGAASYFDA
- a CDS encoding DUF1850 domain-containing protein yields the protein MKRTLARAVPFLVALGVVLIAFVAVAPAESVLVVEDTETGEQYITESVENGTIVGLRYMHSVEKTPVYDEYRIEGQTLVNTRMEFESYGWGLPARVNVTNVNGTLVYDPPEPIVELQSLSVSPGRIAGHTLTVGNHSYDLVAATNASGVRIHIERRSLIDLFT